Proteins encoded in a region of the Thermodesulfobacteriota bacterium genome:
- a CDS encoding hydrogenase small subunit, which translates to MEKEKQFYERLGKKGVSRRDFMKYCTFLTATMGLSSSFVPKVAEVFAAPKERPPVIWLHFAECTGCSEALLRSTYPFVDDLVLEILSLEYHETVMAAAGHQAEENLQAALKKYNGKFICVCEGGVATKYNGGYGKVGGRSFLDIAKDVVPKAAATIAIGTCAAYGGVQAAAPNPGGYKGVGDALGVKTLNIPGCPPNPVNFVGTVVNYLLLGKLPALDDLGRPLFAYGKTIHDQCPRRSHFENDEFVEEFGSEEAAMGYCLYKLGCRGPETYNNCPVVKFNDGTSWPVEAGHPCIGCSEPDFWDKMSPFYEEM; encoded by the coding sequence ATGGAAAAGGAAAAACAATTTTACGAGAGGTTGGGAAAAAAAGGGGTTTCACGAAGAGACTTCATGAAATACTGTACCTTCCTCACAGCAACAATGGGGCTTTCATCATCGTTTGTTCCGAAAGTGGCGGAGGTCTTTGCAGCGCCCAAGGAGCGCCCACCTGTTATCTGGCTCCATTTTGCAGAATGTACCGGATGTTCCGAAGCCCTGTTAAGATCTACCTATCCCTTTGTTGATGACCTGGTGTTGGAAATCCTTTCGCTTGAATACCATGAAACCGTCATGGCGGCAGCAGGTCACCAGGCTGAGGAAAATCTTCAAGCCGCATTGAAAAAATACAACGGCAAGTTTATTTGTGTTTGTGAGGGAGGGGTGGCCACTAAATATAACGGTGGATACGGCAAGGTCGGTGGACGCTCCTTCCTTGATATCGCCAAAGATGTTGTTCCCAAAGCAGCGGCTACCATCGCCATCGGTACATGTGCAGCATACGGGGGTGTTCAGGCTGCAGCACCGAACCCTGGTGGATATAAGGGAGTAGGTGATGCCCTGGGTGTCAAAACCCTTAACATACCGGGCTGCCCGCCCAACCCGGTCAACTTCGTGGGAACCGTGGTAAACTATCTCCTCCTAGGCAAACTGCCTGCTTTGGACGACCTTGGCAGACCTCTGTTTGCCTATGGAAAAACCATTCATGATCAGTGTCCGAGAAGATCCCATTTTGAAAACGATGAATTTGTTGAAGAGTTTGGCTCGGAAGAGGCGGCGATGGGATATTGCCTGTACAAGCTTGGTTGCAGAGGTCCTGAAACCTACAATAACTGTCCGGTGGTGAAATTCAACGACGGCACCAGCTGGCCGGTTGAAGCGGGTCATCCGTGCATTGGGTGCAGTGAACCGGATTTCTGGGACAAGATGAGCCCGTTTTACGAGGAAATGTAG